One Syngnathoides biaculeatus isolate LvHL_M chromosome 4, ASM1980259v1, whole genome shotgun sequence DNA window includes the following coding sequences:
- the LOC133499945 gene encoding protein yippee-like 1 — protein MVKMTKSKTFQAYLPSCHRTYSCIHCRAHLANHDELISKSFQGSQGRAYLFNSVVNVGCGPAEERVLLTGLHAVADIYCENCKTTLGWKYEHAFESSQKYKEGKFIIELAHMIKDNGWE, from the exons ATGGTCAAGATGACCAAGTCCAAGACCTTCCAGGCCTACCTGCCCAGCTGCCACCGCACATACAGCTGCATCcactgcagagcgcacctggccAACCACGACGAGCTCATCTCCAAG TCGTTCCAGGGGAGCCAAGGACGAGCTTATCTTTTTAACTCTGT AGTGAACGTGGGCTGCGGTCCGGCCGAGGAGCGGGTTCTCCTCACTGGTCTTCACGCCGTGGCCGACATCTACTGTGAAAACTGCAAAACCACGCTGGGCTGGAAATAT GAGCACGCTTTTGAGAGCAGTCAGAAATACAAAGAGGGAAAGTTCATCATCGAGCTGGCTCACATGATCAAAGACAACGGATGGGAGTGA